GCGCCCGCGCGGCCACCGCACCGGGATACAGCAGGTCCAGGCGCACCTTGGGATCGCGCAGGTCGGCCCGGATCACATGGATGTGCGTCGGGCCCTTGGCCGCCTGGATGTCGTACTCCTGGTACGTGACACCCGAAGCGACCGGCACGGCGTCGTCCTGCACGGCACCGGCCGGTGCCGCCCCCATCAGGGCCGCACCGGCCAGCGTGCCGAATGCCGTGAGAAACGTCAGTACCCGTCTGCCCGCCCGGAACCCTGCTCGACGATGCGTCACAGTCCCCCCTGAGGTCCCGTCAACTGTCCCAGGGCTCAGGGGAGGTGCACCAGACGGCGACGGCCGTACGGGGGACCGCTAGGGGGCGACCAGGCGCGAACGGATGAGGAAACGTACGCCCTCGGGCGCCTCCAGGGAGAAGCCGCTGCCGCGGCCCTCGACGACGTCCACGATGAGGCGGGTGTGGCTCCAGAGGGCGTACTGGCTGCGGGACATCCAGAACGTCACCGGCTCCTCGACGCCCTCCACCTCCAGCTCCGCGAGCAGTACGTCGGAGCCGCCGGTGCGGAACTCGCCCTCCGGGTAGCACATCGGGGCGCTGCCGTCGCAGCAGCCGCCGGACTGGTGGAACATCAGCGGGCCGTGCGCCTCGCGCAGCCGGCGCAGCAGGTCGGCGGCGGCGGGGGTGAGCTCGACGCGCGGGATCTCCTCATCCATACGCCCCAGCGCACCACAGGGGAGGTTGCGACAAGGTTGCAGCCGGGAGCAGGGTGGGCGCATGTACGCGACGCGGATGTCAGGGCAGGTGAAGGCGGACCGCGCGGCCGTCTACCGGATGCTGGTGGACGCCGACGCGCTCGCGAAGTGGCGGGTGCCCGACGGGATGAGCTGCGAGGTGCACACCTTCGAGGCCCGTGAGGGAGGCGCGTTCCGGATCTCGCTCACCTACGACGTGGCGACCGGCACCGGCAAGTCCGGCTCGCACACCGACACGTACCACGGCAGGTTCCTCAGGCTGGTGCCGGACGAACTGGTCGTCGAGGAGTTCGAGTTCGAGACCGGGGACCCCGGACTGCGCGGCACGATGACCATGACGACCACGCTCACCGAGGTGGACGGCGGCACGGAGGTCGTCGTCCTGCACGAGGGCATTCCCGACGCCGTGCCCGCCGACCAGAACGCGGAGGGCACACGGATGGCGCTGGCCAACCTCGCCCGGCTGGTCGAGGGCTGAGCCTCACGCGGGCTGTGGCGTCAGGCGCTTGTGGCCCTTGCGGTCGTAGTAGAGGGTCATCGCGAACCCGAACAGCAGCCCCACGGCGGTGCCGATCGCGATCATCAGCCAGGAGCGGCTCAGGCCCGCGTCGCCGCGGGCGTCGAAGTAGAGGATCGCGCGGACGCCGTCGCTGAGCTGGCGCATGGGTTCGAAGTGGGACAGGAACCGGTAGAAGCCGGGGACCGCCTGGAGCGGGACGGTGGCGCCCGAGGACGGCAGGCCCAGGACGATGAACACGAACATGGACACCAGCTGGCCGATGCCGCCGAACGCCGCGTTGATGGCCTGCACACCGATGCCGACGGCCAGTGACGCGCAGAACGAGTAGATCCACAGCAGTGGCAGATGGGTCGCGTCCATGCCGAGCAGGGTGACGCAGGCCAGCATCACCAGGGAGACGGTGACGAGGGTGATGCCCGCGGTCATCGCCATCTTCAGCAGCAGCGTCTGGGTGCGGCTGATCGGCACGGTGGGCAGCCGGGTGTGCCAGGGGCCGATCTCGTTGTCGGCGTAGCCGAGCGAGGTGTCGACACCGTTGCTGATGACGTTGCCGCCCATGAAACCCGCCAGCACCAGCAGCAGCGTGTAGTAGAACGCGGTCAGGCCGAGGCCGCTGTGGTCGCCCAGGGGATGGCCGACCTGGGGAGCGACGTTGACCGGGTCGGCGAGCAGCAGCCGGTCCGTGGCGGTGGCCCGCGGGGCGGCCTGGACGAGCTGCTTGCCGATGGTCTGCGAGGCCTGATGCGCCGCCTGGGTGCTGATCTGACTGGCGAGGGACGAACCGAGGCTGCCCTTGCCGGGGTTGGTGAGCACCGTGATCGTCGGCCGTTGGGCGGCGCCGGTGGTGGTGAGCGCGGCGACCGAGTCGGTGAAGTCGGCGGGGATGACGAGGGCGCCGTAGACCTTGCCGGAGTCCAGCTCGTCCTGGGCCTCGGCCCGGCTCAGCCGCCGCCAGTCCGCCTTGTCGCTCGATGTGTCCGCGAGGATCGACCGGGCGATCTGCGTGCCCAGGTTCTGTTCCTGACCGGGCAGCGGCTTGCCGGTGTCGCCGTTGACCAGCGCGATCGGCAGATCCTTCAGGTCGCCCTGCGGGTTGACGATGCCGCCCATGTAGAGCAGGGACAGCAGCAGGGCAAGGAGTCCGCTGAGGACGGTGGGGACCACCCAGAGCTTGGGGCGGCGCAGCAGGGTGGCGGCGCGGGCCCCGGGAGCGGCGGGGGCGGGGGCACGGTCCGGGGGATCGGCCGGGGCAGGGGCCTGGGGGTCGGCGTCGGTCATGGCTCTCCGTCGGGTCGCGGCGACGTCCGTCATCCCTGTGTCCGGCAAAAGGGACGCGGTGTCCGTCGAAGGACGCGCTGTCCTTCCAGGGACGCTGTGCCCTACATAGGTACGCGACCACGGCCCCGCCCGCACCCAGACCGGGGAGGACGGGGCCGGAATCACCCCGTCCTCCCCCGGACGTCACCCGGCCAGGCGCAGCAGCGTCTCCTCGAACGGCACCGCGCCCGCACCCGGCCGGTTGTGCGGAAGCCTGGCCAGGAGGGCCGCCATGGCGCAGGTGTTGGTCACGGCGGAGAACACCAGCCCGGCGCCGACCAGACCGGACAGCCAGTGCGCGGACGGCCGGGCCAGCCCCGCGGCGAAGCCCGCCACGACCAGCGAACCCGCGGTGAGCCGGACCTGGCGGTCCATCGGCCAGGGCGTGCGGGCCCCGGCCGGCCGCTCGACCGGGTGGCCGGCGGCGGCCCAGGCGCCGGTGCCGCCCTCCAGCGAGAGCGCCTCGATACCGAGCGTCCCGAGCCGGTCGCAGCCCTTGGCGGAGCGGGCCCCGGAGGCGCACACGATCAGCAGCGGGCCGCGCGCCGCGGCCGTCCGGAGCGCGCTCGCGGCCTCGTCGAGCCGGTCCAGCGGGATGTTGTACGCGCCGGGGACATGGCCGCCGGCGAACTCGCCGGGCGTGCGCACGTCGACGACGGTGAACTCGGCGAGCCGGGCGGGGGCCACGGTGACGGGGGTGGTCATGGAACAGAACCCTTCGGTGAGGTGTTGCCCCACACGGGTAGGATACCCGTGGGGGTATATATGAGGAGGAAGCGTGCAGCTCGACATGTCCGCCGAGGAACTGAGGTCGGCGCTCAACCGGCTCCGCCGCGCCCAGGGCCAGTTGGCCGGGGTCATCCGCATGCTTGAGGAGGGGCGGGACTGCGAGGACGTCATCACCCAGCTCGCGGCGGTCTCCCGGGCCCTGGACCGGGCCGGGTTCTCGATCATCGCGACCGGCCTGGAGCAGTGCATGACCAGCGAGGACCCCGAGGTGCGCAACTCCGCGCAGATGCGGTCCCGGCTGGAGAAGCTCTTTCTCTCACTGGCCTGAGGTCACCGCACCACGGCGACACCCATGGCCAGCGCGATCGTCAGCAGTACGGTCCCGAAGGCCCGCTGGAGCGCCGCGGGGGACACCTTCGCCGCCAGCCGCCTGCCGTCCCACGCCCCCAGGACGGCGGTCGCCAGGAACGGCATGATCAGCGCCCAGTCCAGCTGGACCGCCGACTGGGCCCGGGCCGCGAGCGCCACCAGTGCGTTGGCGACGATGACCAGCAGACTGGTCCCCACCGCCGCGCTCATCGGCACCGCCAGGACGGTCACCAGCGCCGGTACGGCGAGAAAGCCGCCGCCGACCCCGAGGAACCCGGTCACCGTGCCGAGTCCGGCCCCGGCCGCCGCCGCCCGTCCCGTCGACACCGATCCGGCGCCGCGTGGCGTACGACGACGCAGCATGCGTACGGCGGCCAGGGCGGCCAGCGCCGCGAACATCAGCGTCAGCAGGGCCGCGGGCAGCCGCGCGGCGAGGGCGCCGGCCCCCGCGGCGGGCAGCAGACCGGCCGCCGCGAACAGCAGCCCGGCCCGCCAGCGCACCGCCCCCGCCCGGGCGTGCGCCACCAGGGCGGTGACCGACGTGACGATCACGATGACCAGGCTGCCCGTGGCCGCCGCGGCGGGGCTGAAACCGAGCAGATAGATCAGCGCCGGGACGGTCAGGATGCTTCCGCCCGCGCCCAGCGCGCCGAGGGCGAGCCCGACCAGGGCGCCGGCCAGCAGGGCCAGGACGAGGGCGGTCATATGACGGTCCCGAAGGTGCCGGTCCCGGGGGTGCCCTCGACGGGGAGTCCCCGCGCTGCCCAGTCACGCATACCGCCGATCACGTCGACCGCCTCCACGCCGCGTGCGGCGAGCAGGG
This DNA window, taken from Streptomyces sp. NBC_00663, encodes the following:
- a CDS encoding YhgE/Pip domain-containing protein, which codes for MTDADPQAPAPADPPDRAPAPAAPGARAATLLRRPKLWVVPTVLSGLLALLLSLLYMGGIVNPQGDLKDLPIALVNGDTGKPLPGQEQNLGTQIARSILADTSSDKADWRRLSRAEAQDELDSGKVYGALVIPADFTDSVAALTTTGAAQRPTITVLTNPGKGSLGSSLASQISTQAAHQASQTIGKQLVQAAPRATATDRLLLADPVNVAPQVGHPLGDHSGLGLTAFYYTLLLVLAGFMGGNVISNGVDTSLGYADNEIGPWHTRLPTVPISRTQTLLLKMAMTAGITLVTVSLVMLACVTLLGMDATHLPLLWIYSFCASLAVGIGVQAINAAFGGIGQLVSMFVFIVLGLPSSGATVPLQAVPGFYRFLSHFEPMRQLSDGVRAILYFDARGDAGLSRSWLMIAIGTAVGLLFGFAMTLYYDRKGHKRLTPQPA
- a CDS encoding sulfite exporter TauE/SafE family protein: MTALVLALLAGALVGLALGALGAGGSILTVPALIYLLGFSPAAAATGSLVIVIVTSVTALVAHARAGAVRWRAGLLFAAAGLLPAAGAGALAARLPAALLTLMFAALAALAAVRMLRRRTPRGAGSVSTGRAAAAGAGLGTVTGFLGVGGGFLAVPALVTVLAVPMSAAVGTSLLVIVANALVALAARAQSAVQLDWALIMPFLATAVLGAWDGRRLAAKVSPAALQRAFGTVLLTIALAMGVAVVR
- a CDS encoding metal-sensitive transcriptional regulator, coding for MQLDMSAEELRSALNRLRRAQGQLAGVIRMLEEGRDCEDVITQLAAVSRALDRAGFSIIATGLEQCMTSEDPEVRNSAQMRSRLEKLFLSLA
- a CDS encoding SRPBCC domain-containing protein; its protein translation is MYATRMSGQVKADRAAVYRMLVDADALAKWRVPDGMSCEVHTFEAREGGAFRISLTYDVATGTGKSGSHTDTYHGRFLRLVPDELVVEEFEFETGDPGLRGTMTMTTTLTEVDGGTEVVVLHEGIPDAVPADQNAEGTRMALANLARLVEG
- a CDS encoding DUF779 domain-containing protein; translated protein: MDEEIPRVELTPAAADLLRRLREAHGPLMFHQSGGCCDGSAPMCYPEGEFRTGGSDVLLAELEVEGVEEPVTFWMSRSQYALWSHTRLIVDVVEGRGSGFSLEAPEGVRFLIRSRLVAP
- a CDS encoding rhodanese-like domain-containing protein, which codes for MTTPVTVAPARLAEFTVVDVRTPGEFAGGHVPGAYNIPLDRLDEAASALRTAAARGPLLIVCASGARSAKGCDRLGTLGIEALSLEGGTGAWAAAGHPVERPAGARTPWPMDRQVRLTAGSLVVAGFAAGLARPSAHWLSGLVGAGLVFSAVTNTCAMAALLARLPHNRPGAGAVPFEETLLRLAG